One window from the genome of Dyella sp. A6 encodes:
- the asd gene encoding archaetidylserine decarboxylase (Phosphatidylserine decarboxylase is synthesized as a single chain precursor. Generation of the pyruvoyl active site from a Ser is coupled to cleavage of a Gly-Ser bond between the larger (beta) and smaller (alpha chains). It is an integral membrane protein.), protein MTFKLFLQYALPHRFLSRLVYWGTRWTLAPWKNWLIGTVVRNYQVDMAEAAQPDPRAYPHFNAFFTRTLKPGARQADSSPSALLSPADGRISQAGPIVDGRIFQAKGQDYTAAELLGGDAAAAAPYRNGRFVTVYLSPRDYHRVHMPLQGTLRETVHVPGRIFSVAPFAVEAIPRLFARNERLVCHFDGEHGPFVVVMVGAILVSSVATVWDGLVIPPYAPSIRRKSFEGQHITLERFAEMARFNMGSTVIMLLPEGMAELDALQPQQPVRVGQRLGQLHQTTAPTG, encoded by the coding sequence ATGACTTTCAAGCTATTCCTGCAGTACGCCCTGCCCCATCGCTTCCTGTCGCGCCTGGTCTACTGGGGCACGCGCTGGACACTTGCGCCATGGAAGAACTGGTTGATCGGCACCGTCGTGCGCAACTACCAGGTGGACATGGCCGAGGCCGCACAACCGGACCCGCGCGCCTATCCGCACTTCAATGCCTTCTTCACCCGCACGCTGAAGCCCGGCGCGCGACAGGCGGACAGCAGCCCGTCGGCCCTGCTCTCGCCCGCCGACGGACGCATCAGCCAGGCCGGCCCGATCGTGGACGGGCGTATCTTCCAGGCCAAGGGGCAGGACTACACCGCCGCCGAACTGCTGGGGGGCGATGCGGCGGCGGCCGCGCCTTACCGCAATGGCCGGTTCGTTACGGTCTACCTGTCCCCGCGCGACTACCACCGCGTGCACATGCCGCTGCAGGGCACCCTGAGGGAAACCGTGCACGTGCCGGGGCGCATCTTCAGCGTGGCCCCTTTCGCCGTCGAGGCGATCCCGCGCCTGTTCGCGCGCAATGAGCGACTGGTCTGCCACTTCGACGGCGAACATGGGCCATTCGTGGTGGTCATGGTGGGCGCGATACTGGTGTCGTCGGTGGCCACCGTCTGGGACGGGCTGGTGATTCCGCCATATGCACCGTCGATCCGGCGCAAGTCCTTCGAAGGCCAGCACATCACGCTGGAACGCTTTGCCGAGATGGCCCGCTTCAACATGGGCTCTACCGTGATCATGCTGCTTCCCGAAGGCATGGCCGAGCTCGATGCCCTGCAGCCGCAACAGCCGGTGCGGGTGGGTCAGCGGCTGGGCCAGCTGCACCAGACCACAGCGCCCACCGGATAA
- a CDS encoding FimV/HubP family polar landmark protein — translation MNRSLKLSMLIALALGSSQAMALNLGQIQIKSALGQPLRVEIPVIPASPAELQNLSARLASNGAFARAGITDGKPSMPLQFSVTSDHGHKVILVTSSVPVNNPYIDLLIEVTSAAGTSVHEYPVLLDPPGEQMSAAPAAAKPRATHPHHAAAPVAARPAPAAHPAAAAPGQYGPVKSGQTLTAVARKVALSGVDINQMMLALKQANPDAFYQDNINALKTGAILRVPSREQALAVKVAEAAAAVRQQNSDWHAGKPTTIAAAATRTNATVSPTSTTSSGDRLALVPAGKGVGSGHAGHESTASLRRQLQRSQESLTSLQQQSADLSSRLKALQDINSKNKRLLSLKDSEIADLQAKLVAARKAAGLPAAKPVATTPVKAKTAPAAVANTVVTAPAAPTSAPASTTTPTPASSTALAGAKTVSAPATATSVAKPAATAPVAKPVAKKPMVSKPVMHPHHPAPAPEQPWYMQTWTRIAGAGVLVLGLLLLLVSRKRAGKGGSPASTKIAPSLADRFGDNPASSDATGGSDPDQDELLDQLAEHPDDIGLHLELVSLYYSRRDVEHFEAAAEAMHAHISGPQQDEWQDVVHMGEDLTPEHPLFAHAQAGTGHYETGHYEEEVVPPADDEPSNEALDDFGLNHYGEAPVEAAATGATPPPLRQKVSEYHFDFNLTPHAPEKGAAEASAAASGEPAHAEEAPEASGWHFDEPAEANPVEAHDTHAAHAAGAGADDDLGDFGELSEDPVDTKLDLARAYLDMGDPEGARAMLDEVMQEGSQMQREVAKGLLDKLA, via the coding sequence ATGAACCGTTCGTTGAAGCTGTCGATGCTTATAGCGCTTGCGCTGGGCAGCAGTCAGGCCATGGCACTCAATCTGGGCCAGATTCAGATCAAGTCGGCACTGGGGCAGCCGTTGCGGGTCGAAATCCCGGTGATTCCCGCCAGTCCGGCGGAGTTGCAGAACCTGAGCGCACGGCTTGCGTCGAACGGCGCCTTCGCGCGCGCCGGCATCACCGACGGCAAGCCGAGCATGCCGTTGCAGTTCTCGGTGACGAGCGATCACGGCCACAAGGTCATCCTGGTCACCAGCAGCGTGCCGGTGAACAACCCGTACATCGACCTGCTGATCGAAGTCACCAGCGCGGCCGGCACCAGCGTGCACGAATATCCCGTGCTGCTCGACCCGCCGGGCGAGCAGATGTCGGCGGCGCCGGCAGCAGCGAAACCGCGCGCGACGCATCCGCATCATGCGGCAGCCCCCGTTGCTGCCCGGCCCGCGCCGGCAGCGCATCCGGCTGCGGCGGCACCAGGGCAGTATGGTCCGGTGAAGTCCGGGCAGACGCTTACCGCGGTGGCCCGGAAGGTGGCGCTCAGCGGCGTCGATATCAACCAGATGATGCTGGCGCTCAAGCAGGCCAATCCGGATGCCTTCTATCAGGACAACATCAACGCGCTGAAGACCGGTGCGATCCTGCGCGTGCCCTCACGCGAGCAGGCTCTGGCGGTGAAGGTCGCCGAGGCCGCCGCCGCGGTCCGTCAGCAGAACAGCGACTGGCACGCCGGCAAGCCCACCACCATTGCCGCGGCGGCAACGCGCACGAACGCCACCGTTTCGCCGACCAGCACGACGTCCTCGGGCGACCGGCTGGCCCTGGTTCCGGCCGGCAAGGGCGTTGGTTCCGGTCATGCCGGACATGAATCCACGGCCAGCCTGCGCCGTCAGCTGCAGCGCAGCCAGGAGTCGCTGACCAGCCTGCAGCAGCAGAGTGCGGATCTCAGCTCGCGGCTGAAGGCGCTGCAGGACATCAACAGCAAGAACAAGCGCCTGCTGTCGTTGAAGGACAGCGAGATCGCCGATCTCCAGGCCAAGCTTGTCGCGGCCCGCAAGGCTGCCGGGCTGCCGGCTGCCAAGCCGGTGGCGACGACGCCGGTCAAGGCAAAGACCGCCCCTGCGGCGGTCGCCAACACCGTGGTCACCGCACCGGCGGCCCCGACGAGCGCGCCTGCGTCGACCACGACGCCGACGCCGGCATCTTCCACTGCCCTCGCCGGGGCCAAGACGGTTTCCGCTCCGGCCACGGCAACCAGTGTGGCGAAGCCGGCAGCCACGGCTCCGGTGGCCAAGCCGGTTGCCAAGAAGCCCATGGTGAGCAAACCGGTGATGCATCCGCATCATCCTGCGCCGGCTCCCGAGCAGCCCTGGTACATGCAGACCTGGACGCGGATCGCCGGTGCCGGCGTGCTGGTGCTGGGCCTGTTGCTGCTGCTTGTTTCCCGCAAGCGTGCGGGCAAGGGCGGTAGCCCCGCTTCCACCAAGATCGCGCCTTCGTTGGCGGACCGCTTTGGCGATAACCCCGCATCGTCCGACGCGACCGGCGGCAGCGATCCGGACCAGGACGAACTGCTCGATCAGCTTGCCGAGCACCCGGATGACATCGGCCTGCATCTGGAGCTGGTCAGCCTGTACTACAGCCGCCGCGACGTCGAGCATTTCGAGGCGGCCGCCGAAGCCATGCATGCCCATATCAGCGGCCCGCAGCAGGACGAGTGGCAGGATGTGGTGCACATGGGCGAAGACCTGACCCCGGAGCACCCGTTGTTCGCGCATGCTCAGGCGGGCACCGGTCACTACGAGACCGGTCACTACGAGGAAGAGGTCGTGCCGCCTGCCGACGACGAACCGTCGAACGAGGCGCTGGACGACTTCGGCCTGAATCACTATGGCGAAGCGCCAGTGGAGGCTGCCGCCACCGGGGCCACCCCGCCGCCGCTGCGCCAGAAGGTCAGCGAATATCATTTCGACTTCAACCTGACCCCGCATGCGCCGGAGAAGGGTGCTGCAGAGGCGTCTGCCGCTGCGAGTGGCGAACCGGCGCATGCCGAAGAAGCTCCGGAAGCATCCGGCTGGCATTTCGACGAGCCGGCCGAAGCGAACCCGGTCGAAGCACACGACACCCACGCGGCCCATGCGGCCGGCGCCGGTGCAGATGACGATCTGGGCGATTTCGGCGAACTGAGCGAGGACCCGGTCGACACCAAGCTGGATCTGGCGCGCGCCTACCTCGACATGGGCGACCCCGAAGGCGCGCGTGCGATGCTCGACGAGGTCATGCAGGAAGGCAGCCAGATGCAGCGGGAAGTGGCCAAGGGCCTGCTCGACAAGCTTGCCTGA
- a CDS encoding aspartate-semialdehyde dehydrogenase, which translates to MSKKSSYKVAMAGATGAVGETLLAILAERDFPVSELVPLASERSAGGTVEFAGKQVVVRNLADYDFEGVDIAFFSAGGSVSKAHAPRAAAAGAVVIDNTSEFRYQDDIPLVVSEVNPHAIAQYTTRGIIANPNCSTMGMLVALAPIHRAVGIERINVATYQSVSGAGRSGMEELGRQTAALLNFQDVESSKFPKQIAFNVIPHIDDFQANGYTKEEMKMVWETRKILEDDSIAVNPTAVRVPVFYGHSEAVHIETREKITADQARALLEQAEGLVVQDERKAGGYPTPVGDVAGKDPVYVGRIREDISHERGLDLWVVSDNIRKGAALNAVQIAELLIENYL; encoded by the coding sequence ATGAGCAAGAAGAGCAGTTACAAGGTTGCGATGGCCGGCGCCACTGGTGCTGTGGGCGAGACCCTGCTCGCCATTCTCGCCGAGCGCGATTTTCCCGTCAGTGAGCTGGTGCCGCTGGCCAGCGAACGCTCCGCCGGCGGTACCGTGGAGTTCGCGGGCAAACAGGTGGTCGTGCGCAACCTGGCCGATTACGACTTCGAGGGGGTGGATATCGCCTTCTTCTCGGCCGGTGGTTCGGTCAGCAAGGCGCATGCGCCGCGTGCCGCAGCCGCGGGCGCGGTGGTGATCGACAATACGTCCGAGTTCCGCTACCAGGACGACATTCCGCTGGTGGTGAGCGAGGTGAACCCGCACGCCATCGCGCAATACACCACGCGCGGCATCATCGCCAACCCGAATTGCTCGACCATGGGCATGCTGGTGGCGCTGGCGCCGATCCATCGCGCGGTCGGTATCGAGCGGATCAATGTGGCGACCTACCAGTCGGTCTCCGGTGCCGGCCGTTCGGGTATGGAGGAACTGGGCAGGCAGACCGCCGCGCTGCTCAACTTCCAGGACGTGGAAAGCAGCAAGTTCCCCAAGCAGATCGCCTTCAACGTGATCCCGCACATCGACGACTTCCAGGCCAACGGCTATACCAAGGAAGAAATGAAGATGGTGTGGGAGACGCGCAAGATCCTGGAGGATGACTCGATCGCGGTGAATCCCACCGCGGTGCGGGTGCCGGTGTTCTACGGGCACTCGGAAGCGGTGCATATCGAAACCCGCGAGAAGATCACTGCCGATCAGGCGCGCGCGCTGCTGGAACAGGCCGAGGGGCTGGTGGTTCAGGATGAGCGCAAGGCTGGCGGCTATCCTACCCCGGTGGGTGACGTAGCCGGCAAGGATCCGGTGTATGTCGGCCGCATCCGAGAGGACATTTCCCACGAGCGTGGGCTGGACCTGTGGGTGGTCTCCGACAATATCCGCAAGGGCGCAGCATTGAATGCCGTGCAGATCGCCGAGCTACTGATCGAGAATTACCTCTGA
- a CDS encoding type IV secretory system conjugative DNA transfer family protein: MSHRKVTLAGVLLIITVAGGLYLAGWLTHILLRVSAPLAWNTWWQYLRASDLPQLAPYARRIRVAGSLGLGIPLLVWLGLLIPLFRSRQPSLHGDAGFARLSDLKKAGLLRQTPQGIVIGKYRGRYLWLNGSLHLIVISPTRSGKTTSIAIPILLSYTQSVVVLDLKGELRKLTSGWRQSQGQSIVVWAPYSEPGTTHRFNPFTLLAGHDPARRIGEIQTIAAILYPDEADKDPFWRTQARAAFTAFASFMFEAWDQSWRMGLPSDPNTVPDYPSFERILRISAGAPEQDTADMLGSILGDTSQYGYLSPQTRTLFSNLAGLAEQTFSSVIASMQAPLQQFLNPILAAATNATDFDILAIRKRPTTLYIDIPTNKLDESSKLLNIFFSSVIGNNLDKPLGDEPDLKYQMLMLMDEFTAMGRLEVWAKRISISASYGVRDCCIIQSQAQLRGTYGEHDAQNFITNHAAQVAFAPREQSDANAYSEMLGYRTLRRKQRSRSHGGGSHQTSTSYSEERRALLLPQEIKELPGDEELIFVEGCKPIRARKNWFFKDKLFKQRSALPPVTPRPQVHPPRKNDLADQANEAEAIKALNERIERWLQ; this comes from the coding sequence ATGAGCCATCGGAAGGTCACGCTGGCAGGCGTGTTGTTGATCATCACCGTGGCGGGCGGCCTGTATCTCGCCGGCTGGCTGACGCACATCCTGTTGCGGGTTTCGGCCCCACTGGCCTGGAATACCTGGTGGCAATATCTCCGTGCCAGCGATCTGCCGCAGCTCGCCCCCTATGCCCGTCGCATCCGGGTCGCCGGCAGCCTGGGCCTGGGCATCCCGTTGCTGGTCTGGCTGGGGTTGCTGATCCCGCTGTTCCGGTCAAGGCAACCGTCGCTGCATGGCGACGCCGGTTTCGCCCGGCTGTCCGATCTGAAGAAGGCCGGTCTGCTCAGGCAGACCCCGCAAGGCATCGTCATTGGCAAGTACAGGGGCCGCTACCTGTGGCTGAACGGCTCGCTGCATCTGATCGTGATCAGCCCGACCCGCAGCGGCAAGACCACCAGCATCGCCATCCCCATCCTGCTGTCGTACACGCAGTCGGTCGTGGTACTGGACCTCAAGGGCGAACTGCGCAAGCTCACCAGCGGGTGGCGGCAATCGCAGGGCCAGTCCATCGTGGTCTGGGCCCCCTACAGCGAACCCGGCACTACCCACCGCTTCAACCCCTTCACCCTGCTTGCCGGCCACGATCCTGCCCGGCGCATCGGCGAAATACAGACCATCGCCGCCATCCTTTACCCGGACGAGGCCGACAAGGACCCGTTCTGGCGCACCCAGGCGCGGGCCGCCTTCACCGCCTTCGCGTCCTTCATGTTCGAGGCCTGGGACCAGTCCTGGCGCATGGGTCTTCCGTCCGATCCCAACACCGTTCCGGACTACCCGAGTTTCGAGCGCATCTTGCGCATCTCTGCCGGCGCTCCGGAACAGGACACGGCAGACATGCTCGGCTCCATCCTTGGCGACACCTCGCAGTACGGCTATCTGAGCCCGCAAACCCGCACCCTGTTCTCCAACCTGGCCGGCCTGGCCGAACAGACCTTCTCGTCGGTCATTGCCAGCATGCAGGCACCACTGCAGCAGTTTCTGAATCCGATCCTCGCCGCAGCCACCAATGCCACCGACTTCGACATCCTGGCGATCCGCAAGCGACCTACCACGCTGTACATCGACATTCCCACCAACAAGCTCGACGAAAGCAGCAAGCTGCTCAACATCTTTTTCAGCAGCGTGATCGGCAACAACCTGGACAAGCCACTAGGCGACGAACCGGACCTCAAGTACCAGATGCTGATGCTCATGGACGAGTTCACCGCCATGGGTCGGCTGGAAGTGTGGGCCAAGCGCATTTCCATCTCGGCCAGCTACGGCGTCAGGGACTGCTGCATCATCCAGAGCCAGGCGCAGCTGCGTGGCACCTACGGCGAACACGACGCACAGAACTTCATCACCAATCACGCCGCACAAGTCGCCTTCGCTCCCCGCGAACAGAGCGACGCCAATGCCTACAGCGAAATGCTGGGCTACCGCACCTTGCGCAGGAAGCAGCGGAGCCGCAGCCATGGCGGCGGCTCGCATCAGACATCGACCAGCTACAGCGAAGAACGCCGTGCACTGCTGCTGCCGCAGGAGATCAAGGAACTGCCCGGCGACGAGGAACTGATCTTCGTCGAAGGCTGCAAGCCCATACGCGCAAGGAAAAACTGGTTCTTCAAGGACAAACTGTTCAAGCAGCGGTCCGCGCTGCCTCCCGTAACGCCCAGGCCACAAGTCCACCCGCCGAGGAAAAATGACTTGGCAGACCAGGCCAATGAAGCGGAGGCGATAAAGGCCTTGAATGAACGGATCGAACGCTGGCTGCAATGA
- the truA gene encoding tRNA pseudouridine(38-40) synthase TruA yields MRIALGIEYDGTDFLGWQRLTHGATVQGALERALSRVAAHPVDVVCAGRTDAGVHGICQVVHFDTTAQRELRGWVLGACSNLPPGVAVLWAKPVPDDFHARFSARSRRYRYTILNRPVRAALQARYATWERLPLDAARMHAAAQALLGEHDFSAFRAASCQAAHANRCVLAVDVRREGEMVQVEIEANAFLHHMVRNIVGSLLPIGRGEQPVEWMASLLAGRQRDAAGPTALPNGLAFVGPRYEARWALPVEVSQ; encoded by the coding sequence ATGCGTATCGCGCTCGGCATCGAATACGACGGCACCGATTTCCTGGGCTGGCAGCGGCTGACCCACGGCGCCACTGTGCAGGGAGCGCTTGAGCGTGCGCTGTCACGGGTGGCGGCGCATCCGGTCGACGTGGTCTGCGCTGGCCGTACCGATGCCGGTGTGCATGGCATCTGCCAGGTGGTGCATTTCGATACCACGGCTCAGCGCGAGTTGCGTGGCTGGGTGCTGGGTGCCTGTTCCAACCTTCCGCCTGGCGTGGCGGTACTGTGGGCAAAGCCGGTGCCGGACGATTTCCATGCGCGCTTCTCGGCGCGTAGCCGGCGCTATCGCTACACCATCCTCAATCGGCCGGTGCGCGCGGCATTGCAGGCGCGCTACGCGACCTGGGAACGCCTGCCGCTGGATGCCGCGCGCATGCACGCCGCTGCCCAGGCCTTGCTTGGCGAGCACGATTTCAGCGCCTTTCGTGCGGCGTCGTGCCAGGCGGCACACGCCAATCGCTGCGTGCTCGCGGTGGACGTGCGGCGCGAGGGCGAGATGGTGCAGGTGGAGATCGAGGCGAATGCCTTTCTGCACCACATGGTGCGCAATATCGTGGGCTCGCTGTTGCCGATCGGGCGCGGCGAACAGCCGGTGGAGTGGATGGCCAGCCTGCTGGCAGGACGTCAGCGCGACGCGGCCGGTCCCACCGCGCTGCCGAACGGGCTGGCCTTCGTCGGGCCCCGCTACGAAGCCCGCTGGGCCCTGCCTGTGGAGGTGAGCCAGTGA
- a CDS encoding GNAT family protein, with protein sequence MELTTTRLRLDALRLQDASALFAYRADPEVSRYQGWRPASVDEAQGFIGRQQSVVFDTPESWFQFALRLPEGTLVGDLGLHFVDDATVELGITVAPAYQGRGLAAEALRAALSLVFDELRRHRVVASVDPRNQSCIRLLEHLGMRKEAHFRESWRDGDGWADDAVYAMLADEWQGRR encoded by the coding sequence ATGGAACTGACCACCACTCGCCTGCGTCTGGATGCCCTGCGCCTGCAGGACGCGTCAGCGCTGTTCGCCTATCGTGCCGATCCCGAGGTAAGTCGCTATCAGGGTTGGCGGCCTGCCTCCGTCGACGAGGCACAGGGTTTCATCGGGCGCCAGCAGTCGGTGGTATTCGATACCCCGGAAAGCTGGTTCCAGTTCGCACTGCGGTTGCCGGAAGGGACGCTGGTCGGTGATCTCGGGCTGCATTTTGTCGACGATGCCACTGTCGAACTGGGCATCACCGTGGCGCCTGCATACCAGGGGCGTGGGCTGGCTGCCGAAGCACTGCGTGCGGCGCTTTCGCTGGTATTCGACGAGTTGCGCAGGCACCGGGTCGTCGCTTCGGTCGATCCGCGCAACCAGTCGTGCATAAGGCTGCTGGAGCATCTGGGCATGCGTAAGGAAGCTCATTTCCGCGAAAGCTGGCGCGATGGCGACGGCTGGGCCGACGATGCGGTCTACGCGATGCTTGCCGACGAGTGGCAAGGTCGTCGTTGA
- the prmB gene encoding 50S ribosomal protein L3 N(5)-glutamine methyltransferase, whose amino-acid sequence MTAELATIIDFIRYGASRFSAAGLTFGHSHDNPIDEATHLVLASLHLPPDIPPAYGAGRLTADERERVLGLIERRVNERLPVAYLVGETWFAGLKFKSDRRALVPRSPIAELIESGFAPWLDGRHVERALDLCTGSGCIGIAMAEYNPDWRVDIVDISDEALSLARENIAFQHVDDRVEAVKSDLFEGVRGRGYDLIVSNPPYVTEDEYAALPGEYAHEPKLGLTSGEDGLDICLRILDEAADLLSDEGLLIVEVGESERALNALLPEVPFVWIEFKVGPMGVFALERRDLLEHRDAIHAAAMARR is encoded by the coding sequence GTGACCGCCGAACTCGCCACCATCATCGACTTCATCCGCTACGGTGCCAGCCGCTTCTCGGCGGCCGGCCTGACCTTCGGCCACAGCCACGACAACCCGATCGACGAGGCCACCCACCTGGTGCTGGCCAGCCTGCACCTGCCGCCGGACATTCCGCCCGCTTACGGCGCCGGTCGCCTGACTGCCGATGAGCGGGAGCGCGTGCTCGGCCTGATCGAGCGTCGCGTCAACGAGCGTCTACCGGTGGCGTACCTGGTTGGCGAAACCTGGTTCGCAGGGCTGAAGTTCAAGAGCGACCGCCGTGCGCTGGTGCCGCGTTCGCCGATCGCCGAACTGATCGAGTCGGGCTTCGCACCCTGGCTGGATGGTCGTCATGTCGAACGCGCGCTCGACCTGTGCACCGGCTCGGGCTGCATCGGCATCGCGATGGCCGAATACAACCCGGACTGGCGGGTGGACATCGTCGACATCAGTGACGAAGCGCTGTCGCTGGCGCGCGAGAACATCGCCTTCCAGCATGTCGACGATCGTGTTGAGGCGGTGAAGTCGGACCTGTTCGAAGGCGTGCGCGGGCGCGGGTATGATCTGATCGTCTCCAACCCGCCCTATGTCACCGAGGACGAATACGCGGCACTGCCCGGCGAATACGCCCACGAGCCCAAGCTGGGTCTCACATCGGGTGAGGACGGGCTGGATATCTGCCTGCGCATTCTCGACGAGGCGGCCGACCTGCTTTCCGACGAAGGCCTGCTGATCGTCGAGGTGGGCGAGAGCGAGCGGGCGCTCAATGCGCTGCTGCCCGAGGTGCCCTTCGTGTGGATCGAATTCAAGGTTGGACCGATGGGCGTGTTCGCGCTGGAGCGCCGCGACCTGCTGGAGCATCGCGACGCGATCCATGCCGCGGCGATGGCCCGCCGCTGA
- the aroC gene encoding chorismate synthase, with the protein MSSNSFGKLFTVTTFGESHGPAIGCVIDGCPPGLALDPAEFRHDLDRRATGKSRHTSQRREADEVEILSGVYEGRTTGTPIALLVRNTDQRSKDYGDIAQTFRPGHADYTYWQKYGIRDPRGGGRSSARETTMRVAAAVVAKKWLAEHHGIRVRGYLAQLGEIQPAGFDLEQVEQNPFFWPCGGQVPELEKYMDALRKSGDSVGARVNVLAEGVPPGWGEPIYGKLDGDLAAALMSINAVKGVEIGDGFAAVSQCGSVHRDEMHMDGFTSNHAGGILGGISTGQAVLASIALKPTSSILIPGQSVNLSGEPVEVVTKGRHDPCVGIRATPIAEAMMALVLMDHALRHRAQCGDVGEVSPRIP; encoded by the coding sequence GTGTCCAGCAATTCTTTCGGCAAGCTCTTCACCGTCACCACCTTCGGCGAAAGTCACGGGCCGGCCATCGGCTGCGTGATCGACGGCTGTCCACCGGGCCTGGCGCTCGATCCGGCGGAGTTCCGCCATGATCTCGACCGGCGTGCCACCGGCAAAAGCCGGCACACCTCGCAGCGGCGCGAGGCCGACGAGGTGGAGATCCTGTCGGGTGTCTACGAAGGGCGCACCACCGGTACGCCGATCGCGCTGCTGGTCCGCAACACCGACCAGCGCAGCAAGGACTACGGTGACATTGCACAGACATTCCGTCCGGGGCATGCCGACTACACCTACTGGCAGAAGTACGGTATCCGCGATCCGCGAGGCGGTGGGCGTTCGTCGGCGCGCGAGACCACCATGCGCGTGGCTGCCGCGGTAGTCGCCAAGAAGTGGCTGGCCGAACACCATGGCATACGCGTGCGCGGCTACCTGGCGCAACTTGGCGAGATCCAGCCGGCCGGGTTCGATCTGGAGCAGGTCGAACAGAATCCGTTCTTCTGGCCCTGTGGCGGGCAGGTGCCGGAGCTGGAGAAATACATGGACGCCCTGCGCAAATCCGGCGACTCGGTGGGGGCGCGTGTCAATGTGCTGGCCGAAGGCGTGCCGCCGGGCTGGGGCGAGCCGATCTACGGCAAGCTGGACGGCGATCTGGCGGCGGCGCTGATGTCGATCAACGCCGTGAAGGGGGTCGAGATCGGCGACGGCTTTGCCGCGGTTTCGCAATGTGGAAGCGTGCATAGGGATGAAATGCATATGGACGGCTTTACGTCCAATCACGCGGGTGGCATTCTTGGTGGCATCAGTACCGGGCAGGCCGTGCTTGCCTCGATCGCACTGAAGCCCACATCCAGCATCCTGATTCCCGGTCAAAGCGTGAACCTGTCCGGCGAACCGGTGGAGGTGGTGACCAAGGGGCGCCACGACCCCTGTGTCGGCATTCGTGCCACGCCCATCGCCGAGGCGATGATGGCATTGGTGCTGATGGACCATGCATTGCGCCATCGTGCGCAGTGTGGTGACGTGGGCGAGGTTTCCCCCCGCATCCCCTGA
- a CDS encoding D-glycerate dehydrogenase, whose protein sequence is MTGNKPHVWVSRPTFPDVIARLEPYFRVSAEPVEQVFTPAELAARLADCDAAIVGLKERIGAAEVAGAGRLRMVANLGVGFDNLDLPALTAAGIAASNTADVLNESVADYAWALMLGAARRVGAAERWLRAGQWLSTEFIGWLGADLRGRNLGILGMGRIGQAIARRAVGFGMPVLYHNRSRLPEATERECGASYVDKDHLLASADFLVLVLPLTPQTRHAVGAAELARMKPEAVLVNVARGGIVDDVALAAALREGRLAAAALDVFEGEPRVHPDLLALENVMLSPHIASATTGTRRAMTALAVDNVLALFGHGPDAGRPPNLLNPDALARAGVPSQTHQEVT, encoded by the coding sequence ATGACTGGCAACAAACCGCACGTATGGGTCTCGCGGCCGACCTTTCCGGACGTGATCGCCCGGCTCGAGCCGTACTTCCGGGTTTCGGCCGAACCGGTGGAGCAGGTATTCACACCGGCCGAGCTGGCCGCCAGGCTGGCTGATTGCGATGCCGCCATCGTAGGCCTGAAGGAGCGCATCGGTGCGGCCGAAGTGGCCGGCGCCGGGCGCTTGCGCATGGTCGCCAACCTGGGCGTCGGCTTCGACAACCTCGATCTGCCCGCACTGACTGCGGCGGGTATCGCCGCGTCCAACACCGCTGATGTGCTCAACGAGAGCGTGGCCGACTACGCCTGGGCACTGATGCTTGGCGCGGCACGTCGGGTCGGCGCGGCCGAGCGCTGGCTGCGCGCCGGGCAATGGCTGTCCACGGAATTCATCGGGTGGCTGGGTGCCGACCTGCGCGGTCGCAACCTGGGCATTCTCGGCATGGGGCGCATTGGTCAGGCTATTGCGCGGCGTGCGGTGGGCTTCGGCATGCCGGTGCTGTACCACAACCGTTCGCGCCTGCCGGAAGCCACCGAGCGCGAATGCGGAGCCAGCTACGTGGACAAGGACCATCTGCTGGCCAGCGCCGACTTCCTGGTGCTGGTGTTGCCGCTGACGCCGCAGACCCGACATGCCGTCGGCGCCGCCGAGCTGGCGCGGATGAAGCCGGAGGCGGTGCTGGTGAACGTGGCGCGTGGCGGCATTGTCGATGACGTCGCGTTGGCCGCTGCGCTGCGTGAGGGGCGGCTGGCGGCAGCGGCGCTGGATGTGTTCGAGGGCGAGCCGCGCGTGCATCCGGACCTGCTGGCGCTCGAAAATGTGATGTTGAGCCCGCATATCGCCAGCGCCACCACCGGCACCCGCCGTGCGATGACCGCGCTGGCGGTGGACAATGTGCTCGCCTTGTTCGGCCACGGTCCCGATGCCGGGCGGCCGCCCAACCTGTTGAATCCCGACGCGCTGGCACGGGCCGGCGTACCTTCCCAAACCCACCAAGAAGTCACCTGA